From a region of the Falco peregrinus isolate bFalPer1 chromosome 5, bFalPer1.pri, whole genome shotgun sequence genome:
- the CHPF2 gene encoding chondroitin sulfate glucuronyltransferase has translation MRLAALLAALRPVLPLVLGLSLGCSLSLLRASWSQSGAEEQCLGAAGRPGPLGGAARPEAADGTGHEDFRPRIVPYYRDPNKPYKKVLRTRYIQTELGFHERLFVAVLTSKATLNTLAVAVNKTVAHHFPRLLYFTGLRSAKVPHGMVLVAHGDERPIWLMYETMNYIHQHFVSDYDWFYVMQDDTYAQAEQVKALVTHLSINQDVYLGRAEEFIGADEQARYCHGGFGYLISRSLLLKLHPHLDSCRNEILSVRPDEWLGRCIIDFLGITCVSQLQGQQYHTYELAKNTELEKEEEEEFQAALAVHPVSDVTLMYRLHKHFSRIQLDRAYQEIQDLQMQIRNLTSLTPAGEAGLTWPVGINAPFLPKSRFEVISWEYFTEQHLFSCPDGSPKCELSGANKADVSEIIESALEQLNSRYQPLLRFNKRQLLNGYRRFDPTRGMEYTLDLLLEAVTQKGHSHVLAKRVSLVRPLSKVEIIPMPYVTEATRVQLVLPLTVQDLDFVANFLDMFAMNTLDTHDNALLTLLFIYHPYDAQRVSQVDVFAGVKAMVGELEKRYAEVKIPWISVKTEVPSQVKLMDIVSKKHPVDTLFFLASVWTEINMEFLNRCRMNTISNWQVFFPVHFQEFNPALVYRGEQTASSSTDFLRDGHFDRHSFAEACFYNSDYMTARTKLAADILDRDEVLESMEVFDVFLHYSGLHLFRAVEPGLVQKYALRSCNPRLSEELYHRCVVSNLEGLASRSHLAMALFEQEQANST, from the exons ATGCGCCTGGCCGCGCTGCTGGCCGCACTGCGGCCCGTGCTGCCGCTCGTCCTGGGCCTCTCgctgggctgcagcctgagCCTGCTGCGCGCCTCCTGGAGCCAGAGCGGGGCCGAGGAGCAGTGcctgggggcggcgggccgccCCGGGCCCCTCGGCGGCGCAGCTCGCCCAGAGGCCGCAGATGGCACAGGCCACGAGGATTTCAGGCCCAGGATTGTTCCGTACTACCGAGACCCCAACAAGCCTTACAAAAAAGTGCTCAG AACTCGCTACATCCAGACAGAATTGGGATTCCATGAGAGACTGTTTGTAGCTGTGCTGACCTCCAAGGCTACCTTGAATACGTTGGCAGTGGCAGTGAACAAGACAGTAGCCCATCACTTCCCACGCCTGCTGTACTTTACGGGGTTGCGCAGTGCCAAGGTGCCTCATGGCATGGTGCTGGTGGCCCACGGGGATGAGCGTCCCATTTGGCTCATGTATGAGACCATGAACTATATCcatcagcattttgtttctgaCTATGACTGGTTCTACGTCATGCAGGATGACACCTATGCCCAGGCTGAACAGGTCAAGGCTCTGGTGACACACCTAAGTATTAACCAGGACGTGTACCTGGGACGAGCAGAGGAGTTTATCGGGGCAGATGAGCAGGCCCGCTATTGTCATGGTGGCTTTGGCTACCTGATCTCCCGCAGCCTGCTCCTTAAGCTCCACCCACACCTGGACAGCTGTCGCAATGAGATCCTTAGTGTGCGGCCAGATGAGTGGCTGGGGCGCTGCATCATCGATTTCCTTGGCATCACTTGTGTTTCCCAGCTCCAG GGCCAGCAATACCACACCTATGAACTGGCCAAAAATACTgagctggagaaggaggaggaggaggagttcCAAGCAGCTCTTGCTGTGCACCCTGTTTCTGATGTGACCCTGATGTACCGGCTGCACAAGCACTTCAGCAGGATCCAGCTGGACAGAGCCTACCAGGAGATCCAGGACCTCCAG ATGCAGATCAGGAACCTGACATCACTGACCCCTGCAGGTGAGGCAGGCTTGACATGGCCTGTGGGCATTAATGCCCCATTTCTTCCAAAGTCACGTTTCGAGGTAATCAGCTGGGAGTACTTCACTGAGCAGCACCTCTTCTCCTGTCCTGATGGCTCCCCCAAGTGTGAGCTCTCTGGAGCCAACAAAGCAGATGTCAGTGAAATCATTGAGTCTGCACTTGAGCAACTTAACAGTCGCTACCAACCGCTGCTCCGTTTCAACAAGCGGCAGTTGCTGAATGGCTATCGGCGTTTTGACCCCACACGGGGCATGGAGTATAcgctggacctgctgctggaggcagtgaCCCAAAAGGGCCACAGTCATGTTCTGGCCAAACGAGTGAGCTTGGTGAGGCCCTTAAGTAAGGTGGAAATTATTCCCATGCCATATGTGACGGAGGCCACACGGGTGCAACTGGTGCTTCCCTTGACGGTGCAGGACCTGGATTTTGTGGCAAACTTCCTGGATATGTTTGCTATGAACACACTGGACACACATGATAATGCCTTGCTGACTTTGCTTTTCATCTACCATCCCTATGATGCCCAGCGAGTCAGCCAGGTGGATGTTTTTGCTGGAGTCAAAGCTATGGTAGGAGAGCTGGAGAAACGCTATGCAGAAGTTAAAATCCCCTGGATTAGTGTTAAAACTGAGGTGCCATCACAAGTGAAACTCATGGATATAGTCTCAAAGAAGCACCCTGTGGACACACTATTCTTCTTGGCCAGTGTCTGGACAGAAATCAACATGGAGTTCCTGAACCGCTGCCGCATGAATACTATCAGCAATTGGCAGGTCTTTTTCCCAGTGCACTTCCAAGAATTCAACCCTGCACTGGTGTACCGTGGTGAGCAGACAGCTTCCTCCAGCACTGACTTCCTGAGGGATGGGCATTTTGACAGACATTCCTTTGCTGAGGCCTGCTTTTATAACTCTGACTACATGACAGCACGCACCAAGCTAGCAGCTGATATCCTAGATCGAGATGAGGTGCTGGAGAGCATGGAGGTATTTGATGTCTTCCTCCACTATTCTGGTCTGCACCTATTTAGGGCTGTGGAGCCAGGGTTAGTGCAGAAATATGCACTGAGGAGCTGCAATCCCCGACTTAGTGAGGAGTTATACCACCGCTGTGTGGTTAGTAACTTGGAAGGACTCGCATCCCGCTCACATTTAGCCATGGCCCTCTTTGAGCAGGAACAGGCTAACAGCACTTGA